One segment of Belonocnema kinseyi isolate 2016_QV_RU_SX_M_011 chromosome 7, B_treatae_v1, whole genome shotgun sequence DNA contains the following:
- the LOC117176779 gene encoding holotricin-3-like yields the protein MANMKMIVFLILGVAAIAAAYPYEHGEDHNHRHGTHDGHDQHEGFSGSHGGYNGPHDERHGGHGGHQGSHHGGYKEHGY from the coding sequence atcgTGTTCCTGATTCTGGGAGTTGCAGCAATTGCAGCAGCTTATCCATATGAACATGGAGAAGATCATAACCATCGCCATGGAACCCATGATGGACATGACCAACATGAAGGATTCAGTGGATCGCATGGAGGATATAATGGACCACATGATGAACGTCATGGTGGACATGGCGGACACCAGGGTAGTCATCACGGTGGCTACAAAGAACATGGATACTAA